The Cryptococcus gattii WM276 chromosome B, complete sequence genome has a segment encoding these proteins:
- a CDS encoding Hypothetical protein (Similar to TIGR gene model, INSD accession AAW40694.1; CNA00860) — MPRSPTPTGHQGNPTLKQILKAGDILLKPPKALPSNPPELLPRLRACSKGLPKEWKRSVPEWSEDDEMDHVGDNGGLEISEERKKKRRDELVFVVGKRCFAMANAMQTWLEKEFWPKEQRGGLEDKDFLLGTADLRLIRLMLSHTTFSYLLPLTVQYAESLPTILTETADTLAQALEATLKLLKVTTPPAPDAGPSSRLPASPTAITQSLLSSHLIPVFLSTLILAYTPSIPAEHYGPLRMAFLQALMSLTPGHAISSLVNVLKLLVQGRRENAKVNGWVREWPKYPEGIINGLLTAQVRRPGGVRGLMENVLGDTARTDDVTSIEGKRLDHIFNVLVRIPRQVTHEIYYPWLLSELFSMIPLDESSSHHPLAYVNTACYCIQRLWRSNPSIGEWLKNKLHSPWYPKSLFVPADGSAVEVTSWQAIQRSVQNMRLLLIHNPASPDFVDFLVGSILPPLFSLHTFLSLSSQAPKPVLIRPAGSLTATHSRSLADDVSFILTSWGKTVEKDVGVMGLWGLVDAGKGWKPDENGVVPDFFWERQDDGVRLMSGSRGTPDIIPEIVFPSFVRDELDPDAIAQHIRVQSQAMPDPTLLSKLIKDIDRPDIACQVILRALHLWRIKSAIEEEPSIEAMLHLQLTMKLMTHLGSELFTEPEQLLEWVELTLSGQADRLEDDLIDEETEETNEKPLIMEVGEEKGKGKKDDDVPPDGNRGLIELACRLLSAEEVKKALSQKDLTILHPILAHLEVIYELSPSSSIRLATRETTLLLLSIQASANSTASVDSKKSSKETFDKALELIGDKAVPVRAHGLNMLKDLVYQPHYDIALTPVILNTFMSSIEDDDSFVYLCAVKGLSGMVDALGSEVFEKLMDSYAGMAKELRRLNDADEVDKMLRLAEAVDQVIERTGDALGLYADKIIPVLMSIFPDTSLSTAIRSSALSLLTTCAKASYISLLPWSTDLTNSAIDLIQIESVSVSPFRPGAIQTVERPSQPSWKGDKKPRKVQLVEDEQPEEEDEEEERTVPDPWIEDTDPLAYDDSKHPALRRAAIAFLNWVFSVITFKIMSDHSESTGLEAGEILYKEPPAPGTDADLQGGGFPSGLLERAETVLGYVKSTDEDEVARGHAESAERMLRMLKASVMIRSGGAVEGSGLEDLSESLEKLKVDI, encoded by the exons ATGCCCAGGTCGCCTACTCCAACCGGCCACCAAGGCAACCCGACTCTGAAACAAATTCTCAAAGCTGGAGACATCCTTCTCAAACCGCCAAAAGCTCTCCCTTCAAATCCTCCAGAACTTTTACCTCGTCTCAGAGCATGTTCAAAGGGATTACCAAAAGAATGGAAGCGCAGCGTTCCAGAATGGTCGGAAGACGATGAGATGGATCATGTAGGAGACAATGGTGGATTGGAAATAAGtgaggagaggaagaagaagaggagagatGAACTTGTGTTCGTGGTGGGCAAGAGGTGTTTTGCGATGGCGAACGCTATGCAAACTTGGCTGGAGAAGGAGTTTTGGCCCAAAGAGCAGAGGGGTGGCCTGGAAGATAAAGATT TCCTTTTGGGAACGGCCGATCTTCGTCTGATCCGCCTCATGCTATCCCATACCACGTTCTCTTACCTCCTACCCTTGACGGTACAATACGCGGAATCATTGCCTACAATCCTTACTGAGACGGCCGATACTTTGGCGCAAGCCCTTGAAGCTACTCTCAAACTGCTCAAGGTCACCACACCTCCTGCTCCCGATGCTGGACCAAGTTCTCGCTTACCCGCTTCACCTACAGCAATCACCCAAAGCCTTTTGTCTTCCCATCTCATCCCCGTTTTCCTTTCGACGCTCATCCTTGCATACACCCCATCAATCCCGGCAGAACACTATGGTCCTCTCCGGATGGCATTCCTTCAAGCGTTGATGTCCCTCACTCCCGGACATGCCATCTCAAGCTTGGTCAACGTCCTCAAGTTACTTGTCCAAGGACGACGAGAGAATGCCAAGGTCAACGGATGGGTCCGAGAATGGCCCAAATATCCGGAAGGAATTATTAACGGCCTCTTAACCGCCCAGGTTCGAAGGCCTGGAGGTGTAAGAGGTTTGATGGAGAATGTGTTAGGTGACACAGCGAGGACAGACGACGTAACTTCTATCGAAGGCAAACGACTCGATCACATTTTCAACGTGCTCGTCCGTATCCCTCGCCAGGTAACACACGAAATCTACTACCCCTGGCTTTTGTCAGAGTTATTCTCCATGATCCCTCTTGACGAGTCTTCCTCCCATCATCCATTGGCGTACGTCAATACCGCTTGTTATTGTATACAGCGCCTTTGGCGATCCAATCCCTCTATCGGCGAATGGCTGAAAAACAAGCTCCACTCACCTTGGTATCCCAAGTCACTCTTCGTCCCTGCGGACGGATCTGCAGTCGAGGTGACTTCCTGGCAAGCCATTCAGCGTTCTGTGCAAAACATGCGTCTCTTGTTGATCCATAACCCTGCCTCACCAGACTTTGTGGACTTTCTCGTCGGCTCAATCTTACCTCCCCTTTTCTCACTTCATActttcctctccctctcttctcAAGCACCCAAGCCAGTTTTGATCCGTCCTGCCGGGAGTTTGACCGCAACGCATAGCCGTTCACTGGCCGATGATGTATCATTTATTCTGACGAGCTGGGGTAAGACTGTGGAAAAGGATGTCGGGGTGATGGGGCTATGGGGTTTGGTTGATGCTGGGAAAGGATGGAAACCCGATGAGAATGGGGTCGTACCAGATTTTTTCTGGGAGAGGCAAGATGACGGGGTAAGGCTCATGTCTGGCAG TCGAGGGACCCCGGACATAATTCCCGAGATTgtcttcccttctttcGTTCGGGACGAGCTCGACCCTGATGCGATCGCCCAACATATCCGAGTCCAGTCGCAAGCTATGCCCGATCCCACCCTTCTGTCCAAATTGATCAAGGATATCGACCGACCTGATATCGCTTGTCAGGTCATCCTCAGAGCGTTGCATCTTTGGAGGATCAAGTCTGCTATCGAGGAAGAACCTTCTATCGA GGCTATGCTCCATCTGCAGCTTACGATGAAGCTTATGACCCATCTCGGCTCTGAATTGTTTACAGAGCCGGAACAGCTTCTCGAATGGGTTGAGTTAACTCTTTCTGGGCAAGCAGATCGtttggaagatgatctAATTGATGAAGAAACCGAAGAGACAAACGAAAAACCATTAATAATGGAAGTcggagaggagaaggggaaagggaagaaggatgatgatgtccCGCCTGATGGGAATAGGGGTTTAATCGAATTGGCTTGTCGGTTGTTGTCCGCTGAAGAAG TGAAAAAGGCCTTGAGCCAAAAGGATCTCACCATCCTCCATCCAATCCTAGCCCATCTCGAAGTCATCTATGAACTAtcaccttcctcctctATCCGCTTGGCTACCAGGGAAACAACGCTGCTCCTTCTCTCAATCCAAGCTTCCGCCAATTCTACCGCGTCTGTGGATTCAAAAAAGTCTTCAAAAGAGACGTTTGATAAGGCTTTGGAATTGATCGGGGATAAGGCTGTTCCTGTTCGCGCTCATGGACTGAACATGCTCAAAGACCTTGTATATCAACCCCACTACGATATCGCGCTCACGCCTGTCATTCTCAACACGTTCATGTCTAGCATTGAGGATGACGATTCTTTTGTTTATCTCTGCGCTGTAAAAGGTTTGAGCGGTATGGTGGACGCTTTGGGGAGCGAGGTGTTTGAAAAATTGATGGACTCGTATGCGGGAATGGCAAAGGAATTGAGGAGATTGAATGATGCGGATGAGGTGGACAAGATGTTGAGGTTGGCGGAAGCGGTGGACCAGGTCATTGAGCGCACAGGTGACGCTTTGGGCTTGTATG CCGACAAAATTATCCCAGTACTCATGAGTATCTTCCCCGACACTTCCCTCTCGACCGCTATCCGATCTTCTgctctttccctcctcaCAACATGCGCCAAAGCGTCATATATCTCCCTCTTACCTTGGTCTACTGATCTTACCAACTCCGCCATCGACCTCATCCAAATCGAATCTGTCTCTGTCTCACCCTTCCGTCCAGGAGCAATCCAGACAGTAGAGAGGCCATCTCAGCCTTCATGGAAGGGGGACAAGAAACCAAGGAAAGTTCAGCTTGTCGAGGACGAACAAccagaggaggaggatgaggaagaagagaggacAGTGCCTGATCCATGGATTGAAGATACAGATCCTCTGGCGTACGATGATAGCAAGCACCCAGCCTTGCGTCGAGCGGCAATCGCATTCCTTAACTGGGTGTTTAGCGTTATTACCTTCAAGATCATGTCTGACCATTCCGAGTCTACTGGCCTCGAAGCAGGAGAGATCCTGTACAAGGAGCCGCCAGCACCTGGTACAGATGCCGACTTGCAAGGAGGAGGTTTCCCGTCTGGGCTGCTGGAGAGGGCAGAGACAGTGTTGGGATATGTGAAGAGTAcggatgaggatgaagtTGCAAGGGGTCATGCAGAATCGGCGGAGAGGATGTTGAGAATGTTGAAGGCTTCTGTCATGATCAGGAGTGGCGGGGCGGTAGAAGGGAGTGGATTGGAGGATTTGAGTGAGAGTTTGGAGAAGCTCAAGGTTGATATTTAG
- a CDS encoding ITR1, putative (Similar to TIGR gene model, INSD accession AAW40696.1), which translates to MSAGPAQANIYAPIRTSLGGYPSPIHSGSSTPASLEFADGRLPENNVERDMSKVVERFAHLGEVDEGAVIVEGEDKVTKFVWMLVSAAAISGLLFGYDTAAISGMLVIIKDDLGTILSSWQKEMITSATTLGALLGGLAAGCISDFIGRRLVIVFANIAFIGGSFCQAACHTVAAMIAGRFIVGLGVGLASCIVPLYIGELAPTMIRGRLVTINCVAITLGQVIAYAIGAGFQNVHDGWRWIVGLGAVPSFVQLAAIGFLPESPRILLLRSDVAGARAITAKIYPLAKVEQVDRKVEIMKAAVDQSIEYNANSTWLERLKSLAMVGTNRRALIIGCGLQAAQQLCGFNTLMYYSATIFSMLGFNNATAVGLIVATVNFLFTLVALKIVDPVGRRRTMLFTLPIMIFALILAAIFFKYLTLSTNGILIENHDYPRSLSILVLFSMLLYVAGYATGLGNIPWQQGELFRLEVRGIGTSICTAVNWGCNLLIAGTFLSLMDAATPSGAFGIYAAFCMIGWLFCWFLYPETSGLSLEEVYFVFEEGFGIKKSQQLRKEKLQEALKLKAISE; encoded by the exons ATGTCAGCTGGACCAGCCCAAGCCAACATCTACGCACCAATCCGCACATCTCTCGGCGGCTATCCATCCCCGATACACTCTGGTTCCTCTACGCCCGCGTCGCTAGAATTCGCCGATGGTCGATTACCGGAAAACAATGTCGAGAGGGATATGAGCAAGGTTGTGGAGAGGTTCGCCCATCTGGGGGAAGTAGATGAAGGAGCGGTCATCGTGGAAGGAGAGGATAA AGTAACTAAGTTTGTTTGGATGCTGGTATCAGCTGCTGCGATCTCAGGGTTACTATTTG GCTATGACACGGCCGCCATCTCCGGTATGTTGGTCATCATCAAGGACGACCTTGGCACAATATTATCAAGCTGGCAAAAAGAAATGATCACCTCTGCAACAACTCTTGGTGCATTACTAGGAGGTCTTGCTGCCGGTTGTATTTCAGACTTTATAGGTCGCAGACTAGTTATTGTCTTTGCCAACATTGCTTTCATAGGTGGTTCCTTCTGTCAAGCAGCTTGTCACACTGTGGCAGCGATGATCGCCGGTCGCTTCATCGTCGGACTTGGTGTCGGTCTCGCGAGCTGTATTGTGCCACTATACATTGGAGAACTGGCGCCTACCATGATCAGAGGACGATTGGTCACCATTAACTGCGTCGCTATCACTTTGGGTCAAGTCATCGCTTACG CTATCGGCGCCGGTTTCCAAAACGTGCACGACGGTTGGCGATGGATTGTAGGACTTGGCGCAGTGCCGTCATTTGTTCAACTCGCTGCGATCGGCTTCTTGCCCGAATCAC CTCGTATTCTTCTGCTCCGTTCCGACGTTGCTGGTGCACGAGCGATTACTGCCAAGATCTACCCTCTCGCAAAGGTTGAGCAGGTTGACAGGAAAGTCGAGATCATGAAAGCTGCTGTCGATCAGAGTATCGAATATAATGCCAACTCGACCTGGCTTGAGAGGCTCAAGAGTTTGGCCATGGTTGGTACCAATCGACGAGCGCTAA TCATTGGATGTGGATTGCAAGCAGCCCAACAACTGTGCGGTTTCAACACTCTGATGTACTACTCTGCAACCATATTCTCCATGCTTGGATTCAACAACGCTACAGCCGTCGGATTGATCGTTGCTACTGTCAACTTTTTGTTCACCCTTGTTGCGCTCAAG ATTGTAGACCCTGTAGGCCGACGGAGAACCATGCTTTTCACTCTTCCTATTATGATCTTCGCCCTCATTCTTGCCGCCATATTCTTCAAAT ACCTCACGCTTTCCACCAACGGCATCCTCATCGAGAACCATGACTACCCCCGCTCCTTATCCATTCTCGTCCTCTTCTCGATGCTCCTCTATGTGGCGGGCTACGCCACCGGTCTCGGTAACATCCCTTGGCAACAAGGCGAGCTCTTCCGACTCGAAGTAAGAGGGATCGGTACGAGTATCTGCACGGCGGTTAATTGGGGTTGTAATCTGTTGATTGCGGGCACGTTCTTAAGTTTGATGGATGCTGCCACTCCCAGTGGGGCGTTTGGGATTTATGCGGCGTTTTGCATGATTGGATGGTTGTTTTGTTGGTTCCTTTATCCCGAGACTTCTGG ACTTTCATTGGAAGAAGTCTACTTTGTTTTCGAGGAAGGGTTTGGGATCAAGAAGTCTCAGCAGTTGCGCAAGGAAAAGCTGCAAGAAGCTCTCAAGCTCAAAGCCATCTCTGAGTAA
- a CDS encoding Hypothetical Protein (Similar to TIGR gene model, INSD accession AAW40692.1), producing MSGSSTVQPIPPEPSASQQPIEAHEIPVPDAPSTTIPTAPLDNPGAQTQAPTASIDPNKPSVESAPTALPTNPATHPEEQKEAVEEEHPQVVKREVEKTKAEERDLKGEKPQGTVVAGIEDDRLWAMLRRFDTQITHVLHPARNLPPAEPDLRPSSLPNLPSHTDVLRSNLERCIAAVGPSSLRGARELQRLMSWSPQERWRTGTYCAVYFTAWVFGYAVAAVMIFFSILVCFPDTRRFLFPPVPPAPFTPPSATDPTNQKGDESFLGNVDGKVVHRTKAEQAEEQAFEATSILRAFTTRLLFDGKKKGKEAGNANVGEKEEEPESSSSEDEVSVKTAPVGEEGKPQGLESADIVIGGEKITPDKPLTDKEKKQLAQREAKRKRDEMVSKMTKLTEDSLGSFADAIERFTNALSPPGPYPDSFARFKIAGAFLIPPAILLTFVPAWVFGRLVTLGFGVGMWGQPLIIKGIEKFVEAVPNWQELLDMRNSILSRVPTDTQLTLHLLRVTEALGKPLPRPPPPPLSGTPKEAIKDTTPATVTAEDDAEVLQAEQEGGTAEVAAKTKHKTKSHIAGVFKSAGKHMAGFRGDVMVDGARKQVSMEDWWYEWMGGQLTRLGKIGDKVDKVLFRGNIKDDGSIDSYPAKLNGTSGHIIIDSRNEGISMPTISFVPVSGTKAHFVRPIDDIVEIKKSHVSMPRMALGWASGADVEGLGLTIRFKTGVQQAKEFAAGHDAPKDDGETMHFRRVGRREGLFTRLISIGRQRWEVL from the exons ATGTCGGGCTCATCTACAGTCCAGCCAATACCCCCAGAACCGTCGGCTTCTCAGCAGCCTATAGAGGCTCACGAAATCCCCGTTCCGGATGCCCCATCCACTACCATTCCTACAGCGCCACTTGACAATCCCGGGGCGCAGACCCAGGCTCCCACTGCTTCGATAGACCCTAACAAGCCATCAGTGGAATCTGCCCCTACTGCTTTACCAACCAACCCTGCTACTCACCCAGAGGAGCAGAAAGAGGCCGTCGAGGAAGAGCATCCTCAGGTCGTCAAAAGGGAAGTCGAAAAGACCAAAGCTGAAGAGAGAGATTTGAAGGGCGAGAAGCCTCAAGGAACGGTGGTGGCTGGTATTGAAGATGACCGTCTTTGGGCCATGCTTCGACGATTTGATACA CAAATTACTCATGTCTTGCACCCCGCCCGTAACCTTCCTCCCGCAGAGCCGGATCTTCGTCCCTCCTCGCTTCCGAACCTTCCCTCTCACACAGACGTGCTCCGTTCCAACCTCGAGCGTTGTATCGCCGCCGTAGGTCCTTCGTCTCTGCGAGGCGCACGCGAGCTCCAGCGCCTTATGTCGTGGTCGCCCCAAGAGCGCTGGAGAACCGGGACATATTGTGCGGTGTATTTCACTGCTTGGGTGTTTGGCTACGCAGTTGCTGCAGTGATGattttcttctccatcctcgTCTGTTTCCCTGACACGAGGCGATTCCTATTCCCGCCTGTGCCTCCTGCACCATTCACGCCGCCAAGTGCTACCGACCCCACCAATCAGAAGGGAGACGAAAGTTTCTTGGGCAATGTTGATGGAAAAGTAGTGCATAGGACTAAGGCAGAACAGGCTGAGGAGCAGGCTTTTGAAGCAACCTCGATTTTGAGGGCTTTTACCACCAGATTGCTCTTC gatggaaagaagaagggtaaAGAGGCCGGGAACGCGAACGTCGGtgagaaagaggaggaacCCGAgtcatcatcttcagaGGACGAAGTTTCTGTCAAGACTGCCCCCGTTGGCGAGGAAGGTAAACCCCAAGGCCTCGAATCTGCCGATATCGTTATAGGAGGGGAGAAAATCACGCCTGATAAGCCTTTAACTGATaaggagaagaagcagtTGGCTCAAAGGGAGgcgaagaggaagagggacGAAATGGTTTCAAAGATGACCAAGTTGACGGAGGATAGCCTGGGATCTTTTGCGGATGCAATTGAGAGATTCACCAA TGctctctctcctccagGGCCTTATCCCGACAGTTTCGCGAGGTTCAAAATTGCTGGCGCTTTCCTCATTCCTCCTGCTATACTTCTTACTTTTGTCCCCGCCTGGGTTTTTGGCCGATTGGTGACATTGGGTTTTGGTGTTGGCATGTGGGGTCAGCCCTTGATCATCAAGGGAATTGAAAAGTTCGTCGAAGCCGTCCCCAACTGGCAAGAACTGTTGGATATGCGAAA CTCGATTTTGTCTCGTGTCCCTACCGATACTCAGTTGACTCTGCACTTGCTGAGGGTTACGGAAGCATTGGGCAAGCCCTTGCCTCGACCTCC TCCTCCCCCTCTTTCAGGCACTCCCAAA GAAGCAATTAAAGACACCACACCAGCTACAGTGACAGCGGAAGACGATGCTGAAGTCTTGCAAGCCGAACAAGAAGGTGGTACCGCGGAGGTAGCTGCCAAGACTAAGCATAAGACTAAGTCGCACATTGCTGGAGTCTTTAAGAGTGCCGGAAAGCACATGGCGGGATTCAGAGGAGACGTCATGGTCGACGGGGCAAGGAAACAGGTGAGTATGGAGGACTGGTGGTACGAGTGGATGGGGGGGCAGCTAACAAGGTTGGGGAAGATTGGGGATAAGGTGGATAAAGTCCTGTTCCGAGGTAACATTAAGGATGATGGCAGCATTGATT CCTACCCCGCAAAACTCAACGGTACCTCTGGTCACATTATTATCGACAGTAGAAACGAGGGCATATCCATGCCCACAATTAGTTTTGTTCCAGTCTCCGGTACAAAAGCGCACTTTGTACGACCCATCGATGATATCGTCGAGATTAAAAAA AGTCACGTCTCTATGCCTCGTATGGCGCTTGGTTGGGCTTCCGGTGCGGACGTAGAAGGATTGGGTTTGACCATTCGCTTCAAGACGGGTGTGCAACAGGCGAAAGAATTTGCCGCTGGTCATGACGCTCCgaaggatgatggagagACGATGCATTTCCGAAGAGTTGGCAGACGAGAGGGGTTGTTTACGAGGCTGATCAGTATCGGCAGACAGAGGTGGGAGGTCTTGTAA
- a CDS encoding Hypothetical Protein (Similar to TIGR gene model, INSD accession AAW40695.1), with protein MPHRPTPKPPSPLPSPSRPQESQTEVLYNTAVQSFVRRDHVKTQATLARLLESLKKKRTGPCRIWYELDGARSGDDNSEAAANDDWMVKTLKLLISSTASLYTDPPNSTQALPELLVSMLPPKPPKEILSYLQHRCVSAYYSKGATAHLLPPQLVSTLILASLKLSPQRPALDFAHSMTESWIASLPDSLILSISPSSSYRPKDPIARKQVESAREGYLKVVELFVGEILSREEEWGMARGFLEGEVVMSSKKKEALYKHLRTLESKDYLPSPAPSPSSSLILPSSSDSMSTEERGGRRRHSRSSRSASISSSSSSSSEATARPGTAQQGSLLGTGQALGQRMEQLRQIRKTGTDTGEESPHPSPAASQISGSGISESTYRHVRSNPRGSSSSRRGNNSSISRSNNMHPILQSLLDRLPNSISATLQSFSPLTLTAITLPLPLLIIFTVIRLRRSRRARQQMTIVGGARGGSGNTLSQVQHRLQRVRAQEGSWNWVLWYLKWWLAKFAGVWKLGTTITYV; from the exons ATGCCCCATAGACCAACTCCCAAACCTCCATCCCCGTTGCCGTCCCCTTCAAGGCCACAAGAATCACAAACGGAGGTACTTTATAACACGGCCGTCCAATCCTTTGTTAGGCGGGACCATGTTAAGACACAGGCAACGCTTGCACGACTGCTTGAGTCTctgaaaaagaaaaggacTGGACCTTGTAGGATATGGTACGAGTTGGATGGAGCTCGATCTGGTGACGATAATTCTGAAGCGGCCGCGAATGACGACTGGATGGTCAAAACACTCAAGCTGCTCATCAGTTCAACAGCTTCGCTATACACCGATCCTCCTAACAGCACTCAAGCCCTTCCCGAACTCCTAGTCTCTATGTTGCCCCCTAAGCCCCCAAAAGAGATTCTATCATACCTCCAACATCGTTGTGTGAGTGCGTATTACTCCAAAGGGGCAACAGCACATCTTCTACCTCCCCAATTGGTATCCACTCTCATTCTGGCGTCTCTCAAGCTTTCACCACAAAGACCTGCACTGGACTTTGCCCATTCAATGACAGAGTCATGGATAGCATCTTTACCAGACTCTCTGATACTCTCCATCAGCCCCTCAAGCTCTTATCGGCCTAAAGATCCCATCGCGCGCAAACAGGTCGAGAGTGCACGAGAAGGATATTTGAAAGTTGTGGAGCTTTTTGTCGGCGAGATTTTGAGTCGTGAAGAAGAGTGGGGGATGGCAAGGGGTTTTTTGGAGGGTGAAGTTGTAATGTCTtcaaaaaagaaagag GCGCTGTACAAACACCTCAGAACACTTGAATCCAAGGATTACCTCCCCTCCCCAGCCCCGTCCCCTTCATCATCCCTTATactcccttcttcctccgACTCCATGTCCACtgaagagagaggaggaagaaggaggcACTCTCGATCATCAAGGTCAGCAAGCATATCGTCGTCTAGCTCAAGCTCCAGCGAAGCTACGGCTCGTCCTGGGACGGCCCAGCAGGGCAGTCTGCTGGGCACAGGCCAAGCTCTAGGCCAAAGAATGGAGCAGCTGAGACAGATACGAAAGACTGGCACCGATACTGGAGAGGAATCACCGCATCCTAGTCCCGCCGCAAGTCAAATATCAGGGTCTGGCATCTCTGAAAGCACTTATCGCCACGTCCGCTCGAACCCTAGAGGCAGTTCATCTTCCCGGCGAGGAAATAACAGTTCAATCTCCAGATCAAACAATATGCATCCCATCCTCCAATCTTTACTCGATCGCTTACCCAACTCAATATCAGCCACTCTCCAATCCTTCTCTCCCCTCACTCTGACGGCTATTACTCTGCCGTTGCCTCTACTTATCATTTTCACCGTCATTCGACTCCGCCGATCAAGACGCGCTCGCCAGCAGATGACAATAGTAGGAGGAGCGAGAGGGGGCTCCGGTAACACGTTATCACAAGTCCAACATCGGCTTCAAAGGGTTAGGGCTCAGGAAGGATCGTGGAATTGGGTATTGTGGTATTTGAAATGGTGGCTAGCCAAGTTCGCAGGAGTGTGGAAGTTGGGTACGACAATCACATATGTTTGA
- a CDS encoding Hypothetical Protein (Similar to TIGR gene model, INSD accession AAW40693.1): MVAPTYDALKLPAHVKTILVTGAGGFVGQQLVKLLLELHPTVKLITTDIVQPPNHGVTDTNRLRSVKADLGKQEEIDGLLKGETIGGVFALHGIMSGGAEANFALGYAVNVDSNLNLLKSMYNHSLSLPANAPRPVYVFVSSLAVYGGPKCKPTDYVVPKDTPIIPGSSYGVQKTIIELYAYDYGRKGYLDTRSVRLPTVAIRPGAPSSAASSFISGLIREPLQGMEAICPIAESIDDPALDNMPFWCSRTKTVVRNIAYAMCMPESNFKEGEGRSINIPGIKISPRQIIDALIEHGGKDKFNLIKFQKDQAVINICKTWAGEYDNADFLAMGFEADDPKTGFALAVQDFKDELAANQR; this comes from the exons ATGGTAGCCCCTACTTACGATGCACTCAAGCTCCCCGCCCATGTCAAGACTATTCTGGTCACCGGCGCTGGAG GTTTTGTCGGGCAACAGCTCGTGAAACTCTTACTCGAACTCCATCCTACCGTGAAGCTCATTACCACCGACATTGTTCAACCACCCAATCACGGTGTGACGGACACCAACCGTCTCAGGTCAGTCAAAGCTGACTTGGGCAAGCAAGAGGAGATTGACGGGCTGCTTAAGGGGGAAACAATTGGGGGTGTTTTCGCTTTACA CGGTATTATGTCTGGAGGCGCCGAAGCAAACTTCGCCTTGGGTTATGCGGTCAATGTTGACTCTAATCTCAACCTCCTGAAGTCGATGTACAACCactctctttctctcccCGCTAATGCTCCTAGACCGGTTTATGTCTTTGTTTCATCACTCGCTGTATACGGTGGACCCAAGTGCAAGCCTACCGATTACGTCGTGCCTAAGGATACACCAATCATCCCCGGTAGTAGTTATGGGGTGCAGAAGACTATAATTGAGTTGTATGCCTATGATTACGGAAGGAAAG GTTACCTTGATACGCGATCCGTTCGCCTTCCCACTGTTGCTATCCGCCCGGGTGCCCCTTCATCCGCCGCGTCTTCCTTCATCTCAGGCCTTATTCGTGAACCTCTTCAAGGCATGGAAGCCATTTGCCCAATTGCAGAGTCCATTGACGACCCAGCCTTGGACAATATGCCTTTTTGGTGTAGCCGAACTAAGACGGTCGTCAGAAACATTGCGTATGCGATGTGCATGCCCGAAAGTAACTTTAAGGAGGGCGAAGGGAGAAGCATCAACATTCCTGGTATCAAGATCAGTCCGAGACAGATTATTGATGCTTT GATTGAACACGGAGGGAAAGACAAGTTCAACTTGATCAAGTTCCAGAAGGACCAGGCAGTCATTAACATCTGCAAGACCTGGGCTGGTGAATATGACAACGCGGACTTCTTGGCCATGGGCTTTGAAGCGGACGATCCTAAGACCGGGTTTGCCTTGGCCGTGCAGGACTTCAAGGATGAGCTGGCAGCGAATCAGAGGTAA